From a region of the Drosophila ananassae strain 14024-0371.13 chromosome XL, ASM1763931v2, whole genome shotgun sequence genome:
- the LOC6503532 gene encoding phosphopantothenoylcysteine decarboxylase subunit VHS3, with the protein MRWVVFLAVLLLAWSQEQSSVGAESGKTEHKVSEEWSWRDSDGNNGSGGSEYSYVDDMRDLEDYEDDLDDLDDLDDLEEEEDEEDDFDGVPDFEMDNNEDEDSCEYSCPRYYRPVCVLRNGHMVTYATPCEYHNQVRCSIVQKSRGGTRAPTFQFIHNGNCAKKSF; encoded by the coding sequence ATGCGTTGGGTGGTATTCTTGGCAGTGCTTCTCCTGGCCTGGAGCCAGGAGCAGTCCTCCGTCGGGGCGGAGAGCGGAAAAACGGAGCACAAGGTCAGCGAGGAGTGGAGCTGGCGGGATAGCGATGGAAACAATGGATCTGGTGGTTCAGAATACTCCTATGTGGATGATATGCGGGATCTTGAGGATTACGAGGATGACTTGGATGACCTGGATGACCTGGAtgacctggaggaggaggaggacgaagAGGATGACTTTGATGGCGTGCCGGACTTTGAAATGGACAACAATGAGGATGAGGACAGCTGTGAGTATAGCTGTCCCAGGTACTATCGTCCGGTCTGTGTTCTCCGGAACGGGCACATGGTGACCTATGCCACGCCCTGCGAGTACCACAACCAGGTGCGCTGCTCCATCGTCCAGAAGAGTCGAGGGGGCACCAGAGCGCCCACCTTCCAGTTCATCCACAACGGAAACTGtgcaaaaaaatcattttaa
- the LOC6503531 gene encoding uncharacterized protein LOC6503531 isoform X1 — protein MLSEDTYTTVCTKMSTQQQQLDYIERYLVYDIFQYFGKDAVLESHSVKCSTGLDGFMSALYTVKLELLIADRRKSEVVLVKFMKGDEAFRKSSNSYIQFANEIFGYAEILPAYEHLLRESHLSSDVVTNWVPRCYFAKFGQVDRLPTGKESVLALKHLKGDGYELGPRLILRRDQLEAMVRLIGPFHAMGYATRILQPNVYNRLRQGIVPMPFVSPDGKGIFEILYRVAFDRFFGFYDRQKEQLLQGTDPGFAAAIERLREKYFAEPTQLLEKIRTQSYAEDQPDSYFATILHGDYNRNNVLFHYGEDGKVDDIKAIDFQELRYSTTTIDLSFFMYMNTPSAEREEIYSDLLVKYHKSMIEMLELVLQRHQDELTEAKVQQLLEDYSFERFQAHFKRYAFYGVLVCMHFMPWLLGTEADCAELSRLFDTDMHGAAFRQLSIDIAGDVANEEIFKTVRHAYEHGYMDEI, from the exons ATG CTCTCCGAAGATACATACACAACAGTTTGCACAAAAATGTCAAcccagcaacagcaattgGATTACATCGAGAGATACTTAGTGTACGACATCTTCCAGTACTTCGGAAAGGATGCCGTGCTGGAGTCGCACAGCGTGAAGTGCTCCACTGGACTGGATGGCTTCATGTCCGCCCTGTACACCGTCAAGCTGGAACTGTTGATCGCGGATCGCCGGAAATCGGAGGTGGTGCTGGTTAAGTTCATGAAGGGCGACGAGGCGTTCCGGAAGAGCAGCAACTCTTACATTCAGTTTGCCAACGAGATCTTTGGCTATGCCGAGATCCTGCCCGCCTACGAGCATCTGCTGCGTGAAAGCCACCTCTCCAGCGATGTGGTGACCAACTGGGTGCCGCGCTGCTACTTCGCCAAGTTCGGCCAGGTGGACA GACTCCCTACTGGTAAAGAATCGGTGCTGGCTCTGAAACATCTCAAGGGCGATGGCTATGAGCTGGGCCCACGACTTATCCTGCGCCGGGACCAACTGGAGGCCATGGTGCGCCTGATTGGGCCCTTCCATGCCATGGGATACGCCACCCGCATCCTGCAGCCTAACGTGTACAACCGCCTGCGGCAGGGGATTGTGCCCATGCCGTTCGTGTCCCCCGATGGAAAGGGAATCTTCGAAATCCTCTACCGCGTGGCTTTCGATCGGTTCTTCGGGTTCTATGACCGCCAGAAGGAGCAACTGCTGCAGGGCACGGATCCAGGGTTTGCAGCTGCCATCGAGCGTCTGCGGGAGAAGTACTTCGCTGAACCCACCCAGCTGCTGGAAAAGATTCGCACCCAGTCGTATGCCGAGGATCAGCCGGATAGCTATTTCGCCACCATCCTGCACGGCGACTACAACCGCAACAATGTCTTGTTCCACTACGGTGAGGACGGCAAGGTGGACGACATCAAGGCCATTGATTTCCAGGAGCTGCGCTACAGCACCACAACCATCGACTTGAGCTTCTTCATGTACATGAACACCCCGTCGGCCGAGCGCGAGGAGATCTACAGTGATCTGCTGGTCAAGTATCACAAAAGCATGATTGAGATGCTGGAGCTGGTGTTGCAGCGCCACCAGGACGAGCTCACCGAGGCGAAGGTGCAGCAGTTGCTGGAGGACTATAGTTTCGAGCGATTCCAGGCCCACTTCAAGCGGTACGCCTTCTACGGCGTCCTCGTCTGTATGCACTTCATGCCGTGGTTGCTGGGCACCGAAGCTGATTGCGCTGAGCTATCCCGGCTCTTCGATACCGACATGCATGGCGCCGCCTTCCGTCAGCTCTCCATTGATATAGCCGGTGACGTGGCCAACGAGGAGATATTCAAAACGGTGCGACACGCCTATGAACACGGCTACATGGACGAGATATAA
- the LOC6503531 gene encoding uncharacterized protein LOC6503531 isoform X2 has product MSTQQQQLDYIERYLVYDIFQYFGKDAVLESHSVKCSTGLDGFMSALYTVKLELLIADRRKSEVVLVKFMKGDEAFRKSSNSYIQFANEIFGYAEILPAYEHLLRESHLSSDVVTNWVPRCYFAKFGQVDRLPTGKESVLALKHLKGDGYELGPRLILRRDQLEAMVRLIGPFHAMGYATRILQPNVYNRLRQGIVPMPFVSPDGKGIFEILYRVAFDRFFGFYDRQKEQLLQGTDPGFAAAIERLREKYFAEPTQLLEKIRTQSYAEDQPDSYFATILHGDYNRNNVLFHYGEDGKVDDIKAIDFQELRYSTTTIDLSFFMYMNTPSAEREEIYSDLLVKYHKSMIEMLELVLQRHQDELTEAKVQQLLEDYSFERFQAHFKRYAFYGVLVCMHFMPWLLGTEADCAELSRLFDTDMHGAAFRQLSIDIAGDVANEEIFKTVRHAYEHGYMDEI; this is encoded by the exons ATGTCAAcccagcaacagcaattgGATTACATCGAGAGATACTTAGTGTACGACATCTTCCAGTACTTCGGAAAGGATGCCGTGCTGGAGTCGCACAGCGTGAAGTGCTCCACTGGACTGGATGGCTTCATGTCCGCCCTGTACACCGTCAAGCTGGAACTGTTGATCGCGGATCGCCGGAAATCGGAGGTGGTGCTGGTTAAGTTCATGAAGGGCGACGAGGCGTTCCGGAAGAGCAGCAACTCTTACATTCAGTTTGCCAACGAGATCTTTGGCTATGCCGAGATCCTGCCCGCCTACGAGCATCTGCTGCGTGAAAGCCACCTCTCCAGCGATGTGGTGACCAACTGGGTGCCGCGCTGCTACTTCGCCAAGTTCGGCCAGGTGGACA GACTCCCTACTGGTAAAGAATCGGTGCTGGCTCTGAAACATCTCAAGGGCGATGGCTATGAGCTGGGCCCACGACTTATCCTGCGCCGGGACCAACTGGAGGCCATGGTGCGCCTGATTGGGCCCTTCCATGCCATGGGATACGCCACCCGCATCCTGCAGCCTAACGTGTACAACCGCCTGCGGCAGGGGATTGTGCCCATGCCGTTCGTGTCCCCCGATGGAAAGGGAATCTTCGAAATCCTCTACCGCGTGGCTTTCGATCGGTTCTTCGGGTTCTATGACCGCCAGAAGGAGCAACTGCTGCAGGGCACGGATCCAGGGTTTGCAGCTGCCATCGAGCGTCTGCGGGAGAAGTACTTCGCTGAACCCACCCAGCTGCTGGAAAAGATTCGCACCCAGTCGTATGCCGAGGATCAGCCGGATAGCTATTTCGCCACCATCCTGCACGGCGACTACAACCGCAACAATGTCTTGTTCCACTACGGTGAGGACGGCAAGGTGGACGACATCAAGGCCATTGATTTCCAGGAGCTGCGCTACAGCACCACAACCATCGACTTGAGCTTCTTCATGTACATGAACACCCCGTCGGCCGAGCGCGAGGAGATCTACAGTGATCTGCTGGTCAAGTATCACAAAAGCATGATTGAGATGCTGGAGCTGGTGTTGCAGCGCCACCAGGACGAGCTCACCGAGGCGAAGGTGCAGCAGTTGCTGGAGGACTATAGTTTCGAGCGATTCCAGGCCCACTTCAAGCGGTACGCCTTCTACGGCGTCCTCGTCTGTATGCACTTCATGCCGTGGTTGCTGGGCACCGAAGCTGATTGCGCTGAGCTATCCCGGCTCTTCGATACCGACATGCATGGCGCCGCCTTCCGTCAGCTCTCCATTGATATAGCCGGTGACGTGGCCAACGAGGAGATATTCAAAACGGTGCGACACGCCTATGAACACGGCTACATGGACGAGATATAA
- the LOC116655267 gene encoding 5-demethoxyubiquinone hydroxylase, mitochondrial — MSGMLRGILSKPETHLVPLRYLSSAAAPGTGGPGECRALATRPQALRPRPSALTDEIIRVDHAGELGADRIYAGQMAILGNGPMGKTIGHMWEQEKEHRRQFEQLIQQHRVRPTIMTPLWNVAGFVLGAGTALMGEKAAMACTVAVETVIVEHYNDQLRQIMDSPNPDKELLETITKFRDEEQEHHDTGIDHGAEQAPFYQAMTEVIKFGCKTAIAISKKI, encoded by the exons ATGA GCGGCATGCTGAGAGGAATCCTTTCCAAGCCGGAGACCCATTTAGTCCCACTACGCTACCTCAGCTCTGCAGCAGCACCAGGAACTGGTGGTCCTGGAGAGTGCAGAGCTCTCGCCACACGACCGCAAGCACTGCGTCCACGTCCAAGTGCCCTTACCGACGAGATAATACGCGTGGATCACGCCGGCGAACTGGGCGCCGATCGCATCTATGCCGGACAGATGGCCATCCTGGGCAACGGGCCCATGGGCAAGACCATTGGCCATATGTGGGAACAGGAGAAGGAGCACCGCCGCCAGTTCGAGCAACTCATCCAGCAGCATCGTGTCCGGCCCACGATCATGACGCCGCTGTGGAATGTGGCGGGATTTGTGTTGGGCGCCGGCACGGCTCTGATGGGCGAGAAGGCGGCCATGGCCTGTACAGTGGCCGTGGAGACGGTGATTGTGGAACACTACAACGATCAGTTgcgccaaatcatggattccCCCAACCCAGACAAG GAACTACTTGAGACTATAACGAAATTCAGGGACGAGGAGCAAGAACACCACGATACGGGCATCGATCACGGAGCGGAACAGGCGCCATTCTATCAGGCCATGACCGAGGTCATCAAGTTTGGCTGCAAGACGGCCATAGCAATATCGAAGAAGATCTAG